In Fervidobacterium nodosum Rt17-B1, one genomic interval encodes:
- the pyrH gene encoding UMP kinase, whose product MYKRVLLKLSGEVLSGEDQKGFNEEHVEYLIKEIKGISEYGTKLGIVIGAGNIFRGRDFEGLRPTISDQIGMLGTVINALYLKDRFENAGIRTVIVSQIVTLPSVKLINYDDIDLYFDAGYVVIFAGGTSNPFFTTDTGAALRAVEMKAELLIKGTKVCGIYDKDPKKYSDAKKYNVITYDEAIEKNLKIMDTEAFSICKRYNMKILVMNFFENGNLLKAIKGENVGTLVVPKV is encoded by the coding sequence ATGTACAAAAGAGTTCTCTTAAAATTAAGTGGCGAAGTTCTAAGCGGAGAGGATCAAAAAGGATTCAACGAAGAGCATGTTGAATATCTTATTAAGGAAATAAAGGGTATATCCGAATATGGAACAAAGCTTGGAATAGTTATAGGCGCTGGGAATATTTTCAGGGGAAGGGATTTTGAGGGTCTTAGGCCAACTATTTCTGATCAGATAGGGATGCTCGGTACTGTTATAAACGCGCTTTATCTTAAAGATAGATTTGAGAATGCTGGCATTAGGACTGTTATTGTGTCGCAGATAGTAACATTACCTTCAGTTAAATTAATCAATTATGACGATATTGACCTTTACTTTGACGCAGGTTACGTAGTTATATTTGCGGGTGGTACAAGCAATCCTTTCTTTACAACAGACACTGGTGCTGCACTAAGGGCAGTTGAGATGAAAGCAGAACTTTTGATTAAAGGTACGAAGGTCTGTGGTATATATGATAAGGATCCTAAAAAATACAGCGATGCAAAAAAATATAACGTTATAACTTACGACGAAGCCATAGAAAAGAATCTAAAGATAATGGATACAGAAGCTTTTTCTATATGTAAGAGATATAATATGAAGATACTTGTTATGAATTTCTTTGAAAACGGAAATCTTCTTAAAGCTATAAAAGGTGAAAATGTAGGTACACTTGTTGTTCCAAAAGTTTAA